One Gadus morhua chromosome 1, gadMor3.0, whole genome shotgun sequence DNA segment encodes these proteins:
- the LOC115549441 gene encoding trypsin: protein MDLSSLLLCGLAVSCHAQMEGRIVGGYVPTQNFIKYIVSIQTTQGRHFCGGSLVNKYWVLTAAHCDVGADNMLIVAGDYSLSMYEGTEQFNIPQLLIPHPDYIGENNNDIMLIKLKAPVNLNSYVAIVPLPMQGSSVADGRLCRVSGWGFTGSELPSILRTVKLPMVSLERCNGSTSYGGNITDNMICAGLSSGGKDACKGDSGGPLVCEGRLYGVVSWGNGCAQAEFPGVYTAVAKYRRWIDRTIFNYYSRCKY, encoded by the exons ATGGACCTGTCTTCTCTCCTACTGTGTGGGCTGGCCGTCAGCT GCCATGCTCAGATGGAAGGCCGGATAGTGGGCGGCTACGTCCCAACTCAGAACTTCATCAAGTACATTGTCTCCATCCAGACGACCCAGGGGCGTCACTTTTGCGGCGGGTCGCTGGTCAACAAATACTGGGTGCTCACAGCAGCCCACTGTGATGTTGG GGCAGATAACATGTTGATAGTGGCGGGAGATTACTCCCTGTCCATGTACGAGGGGACAGAGCAGTTCAACATACCCCAGCTGTTGATACCACACCCTGACTACATCGGCGAGAACAACAACGACATAATGCTCATAAAG ttGAAGGCGCCCGTGAACCTCAACAGCTACGTGGCCATCGTCCCTCTGCCCATGCAGGGCTCCAGCGTGGCGGATGGCCGGTTGTGCCGCGTGTCGGGCTGGGGCTTCACAGGCTCCGAGCTCCCCTCCATCCTCAGGACCGTCAAGCTGCCCATGGTGTCGCTGGAGAGGTGTAACGGCAGCACCTCTTACGGGGGCAACATCACGGACAACATGATATGCGCCGGGTTAAGCTCTGGCGGGAAGGATGCCTGTAAG GGAGACTCCGGGGGTCCCCTGGTGTGTGAAGGCAGGCTGTATGGCGTTGTTTCCTGGGGTAATGGCTGTGCCCAGGCTGAGTTTCCTGGAGTCTACACCGCCGTGGCCAAATACCGCAGATGGATAGACCGCACCATCTTCAACTACTACAGCAGATGCAAGTATTAG